One genomic segment of Acinetobacter sp. C26M includes these proteins:
- a CDS encoding DoxX-like family protein — MNHENLTLQRILKFCQLIIASLWIYQGLIPKLIFQVEGEQYVWQQLHVPAPYIAWMISLSGIAEIIFGSLFLFLTHKYLHWLSIISLIGLFIFVLFIYPNQIYQAFNPVVMNIALASLSMISI, encoded by the coding sequence ATGAATCACGAGAACCTGACCCTTCAACGGATTTTGAAGTTTTGTCAGTTGATTATTGCAAGTCTCTGGATTTATCAAGGACTCATTCCGAAACTGATTTTTCAAGTCGAAGGTGAACAATATGTTTGGCAGCAACTTCATGTGCCTGCGCCTTATATTGCATGGATGATTTCACTGTCCGGCATTGCCGAGATCATTTTTGGTAGTCTGTTTTTATTTTTAACTCATAAATATTTGCATTGGCTCAGCATTATCAGCCTGATTGGGCTATTTATTTTCGTTTTGTTTATTTATCCCAATCAGATCTATCAAGCCTTTAATCCTGTAGTCATGAATATTGCGCTGGCAAGTCTTTCGATGATTTCAATTTAG
- a CDS encoding catalase — MSQDDKKCPYSHLTTDFGAPVVDNQNSMTAGARGPLLAQDLWLNEKLANFVREVIPERRMHAKGSGAFGTFTVTHDITQYTRAKIFSEIGKKTEMFARFTTVAGERGAADAERDIRGFALKFYTEEGNWDMVGNNTPVFFLRDPRKFPDLNKAVKRDPKTNMRSATNNWDFWTLLPEALHQVTIVMSDRGIPSSYRHMHGFSSHTYSFINADNERFWVKFHFRTQQGIKNLTDAEAGELVGQDRESHQRDLFDAIERQDYPKWTLFVQIMPEQDAEKVPYHPFDLTKVWPHGDYPLIEVGEFELNRNSENFFLDVEQSAFAPSNLVPGISVSPDRMLQARLFNYADAQRYRLGVNYQQIPVNAARCPVHSNHRDGQGRTDANYGGLPHYEPNSFGQWQEQPQYKEPPLKINGDADFWDYREDDSDYFSQPRALFELMTPEQQQALFGNTARAMGDALDFIKYRHIRNCYACHPAYGEGVAAALGLSVADAQAARETDPARHLPSFL, encoded by the coding sequence ATGAGCCAAGACGATAAAAAATGTCCTTATAGCCACTTAACCACTGATTTTGGTGCCCCTGTCGTTGATAACCAAAACAGTATGACCGCAGGAGCTAGAGGACCATTATTAGCCCAGGATTTATGGCTGAATGAAAAACTTGCCAACTTTGTCCGTGAAGTCATTCCTGAGCGTCGTATGCATGCCAAAGGTTCTGGTGCATTTGGCACATTCACCGTAACCCATGACATTACCCAATATACTCGCGCTAAAATTTTTAGCGAAATCGGTAAAAAAACTGAGATGTTTGCACGTTTTACTACGGTTGCAGGGGAACGTGGTGCAGCGGATGCAGAACGAGATATCCGAGGTTTTGCCTTAAAGTTTTACACTGAAGAAGGTAACTGGGACATGGTCGGGAACAATACTCCTGTGTTCTTCTTACGTGATCCACGTAAGTTCCCAGATTTAAACAAAGCGGTAAAACGCGATCCTAAAACCAACATGCGTAGTGCAACCAACAACTGGGATTTCTGGACATTACTTCCAGAAGCCTTGCACCAAGTGACGATCGTGATGTCTGATCGCGGTATTCCTTCAAGCTACCGCCATATGCATGGATTTAGTAGCCATACCTATAGTTTTATTAATGCAGACAATGAACGTTTCTGGGTGAAATTCCATTTTAGAACACAGCAAGGTATTAAAAACCTAACTGATGCTGAAGCTGGCGAATTAGTTGGTCAAGATCGTGAAAGTCATCAACGAGATTTATTTGATGCAATTGAGCGCCAAGATTATCCAAAATGGACGCTTTTTGTACAAATTATGCCAGAGCAAGATGCAGAAAAAGTTCCTTACCACCCATTCGACTTAACCAAAGTGTGGCCTCACGGCGACTATCCATTGATTGAAGTTGGTGAGTTTGAATTAAACCGCAATTCAGAGAACTTCTTCTTGGATGTGGAACAATCTGCTTTTGCACCAAGCAACTTGGTGCCAGGTATCAGTGTTTCACCAGACCGTATGTTACAAGCACGTTTGTTTAACTATGCGGATGCTCAACGCTACCGTCTCGGTGTGAACTACCAACAAATTCCAGTCAATGCAGCGCGTTGCCCTGTGCACAGTAATCACCGCGATGGTCAAGGTCGTACGGATGCAAACTATGGTGGCTTACCACACTATGAGCCAAATAGCTTCGGTCAATGGCAAGAGCAGCCTCAGTACAAAGAGCCACCATTGAAAATTAATGGTGATGCTGATTTCTGGGACTATCGTGAAGATGACAGCGACTACTTCAGTCAACCACGTGCCTTGTTTGAATTGATGACACCAGAGCAACAACAAGCATTGTTTGGCAATACTGCACGTGCGATGGGCGATGCTTTAGACTTCATCAAGTATCGTCATATCCGTAACTGCTATGCTTGCCATCCAGCTTATGGTGAAGGTGTTGCAGCAGCACTAGGGCTTAGCGTTGCCGATGCTCAGGCAGCACGTGAAACTGATCCAGCACGTCATTTGCCAAGTTTTCTCTAA